The proteins below are encoded in one region of Aquisphaera giovannonii:
- a CDS encoding DUF4142 domain-containing protein, with product MIRKLSLVALAAVLVAPTARAQTQVQATGATGAVNDVLFAEVAAIGGLAELTISELGQTKATDPELKKFSSRMIADHTRLNQQLMTLAGQKGIALPKTLDTRSTFCSQSLAGLSGEKFDMCYAKAQVQVHMESVAAFEAEAERGQDPDVKALAAKALPVIKEHLQMIKPIAMRYEKDQNAAGAHGNQDTPRP from the coding sequence ATGATCCGCAAACTGAGCCTGGTCGCGCTGGCGGCCGTGCTGGTCGCTCCAACGGCCCGGGCCCAAACACAGGTCCAGGCCACGGGGGCGACCGGTGCCGTGAATGACGTGCTGTTCGCCGAGGTCGCCGCGATCGGCGGCCTGGCCGAGCTCACGATCAGCGAGCTGGGTCAGACCAAGGCCACCGATCCCGAACTGAAGAAGTTCAGCTCCCGGATGATCGCGGACCACACCCGGTTGAATCAGCAGCTGATGACGCTGGCCGGCCAGAAGGGCATCGCGCTGCCCAAGACCCTGGACACGCGCTCCACGTTCTGCTCCCAGAGCCTCGCCGGGCTCTCCGGCGAGAAGTTCGACATGTGCTACGCCAAGGCCCAGGTCCAGGTGCACATGGAGTCCGTCGCCGCCTTCGAGGCCGAGGCCGAGCGCGGTCAGGATCCCGACGTGAAGGCCCTCGCCGCCAAGGCGCTCCCGGTCATCAAGGAGCACCTCCAGATGATCAAGCCGATCGCCATGAGGTATGAGAAGGACCAGAATGCCGCGGGCGCGCATGGGAACCAGGACACGCCCCGGCCCTGA